The window TTTCCACACCAGCTAATAAAAGAGAGACCTAAACAACAAATCACCTTACACTATGTTACAGGGACAGCGAGCTTCCATCTCCCAAGAAATCTAATGTACACAGGGAAAACTCGACTCTAGTAAAACTGTTTCGGAGGAAAAACTTTCAGGTGGACCTCTTGAATATGAACATTTCCGGAAACCATCTCGGCGAAGGACATGCAACACTAGCCCAAGTTTTTGCCATCCCTTGCTTTGTGATTCCATGATTCTTTCCCGAAAACCTCTTCAATCATGTTGCTAGTTGGCAAGAAGTCAACCTTGTTTTTAGGGCAAGTCATATACCCAGCATCCCAGATTTTGGCATCACAAGGCTCCAAGACAAATTCGTGGTCACCGCGGTTAAAACTACCCGACCAATGATTCACGTTCTCAGACTTCCGCTGACTCTCTTGCGAAGCAGCCACGGCTGCATCAAAGGACGTGCATGAATCATCTTGGACTTCTTGATCTCCCTTTTCATCCCAGGAAATCTTATCCTGAAGCTGAGCTATGGGACAGGAACTGCAGTTGTCAACCAACCCGTAGCATCTATCTAAAATTTGCTCAGGTCCCCGCCCAAACATAtccacatcaacattttcatCACAAGTTTCATCCGTATCGTCCTCATCGAGCACTTCCAAATCATCCTTCCAATTTCGCTTATAACCAGGGACACGTCTACCTTCAGGAGACTCAACCACCGAGTCCTCATCCTCTGTCACAGAGGGTTGATTTTCACCGTAATCATTACTCCCCTGCCATTCATCACTGTCACTATCAATATTCATTGGGTCATACCTGTTCTGCTCTGCCCTCTTCCTAAGCATAAAGACATTGAAATAGTAACTGACAATCTCCTTTTTCGTCCTGGAGGGGAAGACAGTTGAAAGTTTGTCCCAGAAATTCTTGCCCAAAGATGTTGGATTTGAGAAGACAACCCGGTGGAATAGTTGTTCCTCTTCTTCACTCCAAGTTTGTGCCACTTGCTCTCCCATGTCATTAAATCCTAGCTCCTCAAATCTCTTTGGCCCGATGGTCTTTACAAGTTTCTCTCTTGCTTCCAAAATGTGCTGCCTGACACATCTAACAGACTCTCCATCTTCACAGCTGCAATCAATTCTGCCCTTTCCAACTATGCAACCCGTGTCAGTAAATAACTCAGTATCAGAATCAGGCATTGGAATTACACAAGTCCCCATTAGCCGTTTCTCATCCTCAAGGTCAAAATTATTATGGGCTCCTTGTGCACCCCACAGTGGAACATCAGCTTGATGCTCTGGTCCAATGGAGGCAGACTTCCGAGGAGGGTGATCCAAAAGAACAGAATAAATATCCTCAAATTGAGTCAAGGTCCTTATTGAACGTTCATGATTGAAGTACTCAGGGaaaaaggacccatgaaatgATGCTTCAAACAGAGAATCTTCTCCACTATTGCTGCTAGTGGTCCATGAGGATATGGTAAAGCTTCTAGGTGCGCTGGTTTCAACATCCTCACCGCCTTTTGGAAGACCAGAAAATTTGTCATCAGAAATCTCCTCTTCACTTCTATTATTGTCTTTTGCACATCCATTCTCTACCAATCAAACATCAAACTTTTTTCAAGAGTTCAAACCAAAAAGTAAACTGGAAACAGCAGCATCACATTAGGCTGTTTTTATGTGACCATATTAGTTACAGACAAAATTGAGAACGAAGTGAAAAATGATTTGACTGAGTTTGACAATTAAAAATCCATCGAATTAGAAAAACTCATGAACATTGACAGGGCCGGACAAGGTGGACTCAGAAACAGACACATTCAGACTATCCGACGCATGCACAAACGagaaaacatgaaaacaatTTTATCCCTCTTCCAGAGGTTCCACATAATACTTTTTAGAAATCACAGACCCTCACCTAAAGTCTCTGGTTCCTCAGAAACATCTCCAGGAAAAACAGATTCTGAGAAAGAAACTAGCTCTTTATTATGTCCCACTTGTCTTGGGTGCttgaaagaaacaaatatttcctCATCATCAAGTGATCGTTTCTGCACCATATTAAACTGCACAAAAGAAATAACAAACGCTTAGATCAAAtcataaaatgcaaaagaaATGCCTAAAAGCATTTTACACCTACGCTTCTAAGTATCCAGAGGGAAGCACCAAGAGACATTTTTATTACATACACACACCTAAAATTAATCAAGCACAAATGGTCTTCCAACAATTGCATGATTCTATCACTCGGATAGCAGAGGCGGGCACCACAACACAAGTTTCATTACAATGAAAACAAGCAAGACCTCATCCAAAACATATCAAATACCATTACAACCACAAGTTCATGTTATATCAACTCGCTTCGATTCACATAAACGCATCCTTAACAGTTTGAAGCAATTACGCACGTAAATTAAGCACTTCCGAAACAAAGCAAACACAAACAGATACCTCAAACACGGACATTTCCCGCTAAAAATGGTTACTTCTGAAAGTCATTTATTTCCCTAACAATGACACTATAGTTCCCTCTGTCAGTTACACCATATATGACTACAAGTCCATCAAAATTTTGACTTTCCGTAAGAAAATTACAACTATATTTGATATCCTTAAAGGGCGTTGTGGGGCCAATTATGTAAGACCCTCCACACAAAAGAGACACCACTGATGGTAAAGGAGGGCAATTTGGTAAATATGACCTGCGGCTTTATTTCTAATCAAAAGGGTGCCCCTTTTAGCTAAAAAACAGGGTGCCCATATCACATCACAAAATTGAGCAAGAAAAGAAAtgaactttttaatttatttagcaTGCAAAAACTAACAATTTCAtcataaataaacaaaagagcTCGGTTTATACCTCAGAGAAAAGTCTTCGAGATATGAAGCTGAGGGCTGAATTGGAAGATAGGAGCTTTAGATTTGACGCACCCAAAGGGAAAAACCGAGCTTAATCGAATCAACCTGACTTTTCCCCAACCTAATTTAACTAAACCACGAAAAGCCCCAAATTTTTGAAATCCCTAACCCTAGATCTTGAATTCTGTACGAAATCCCAGAAATTGTACCCAGATCTACCAACAAATACAGCTGATGAGCTATAAAAGAACCTCAAAGGACTGTAGATATACGGATCGAAACccagaaataaaaaaacctaaacgcgaaaagaattcaaaataatttacagAATCGGAAAAAGTTACAGCGGAAGGCGAAAAAATCGCTGATCCGATAAACCTTTGTGTCAGATCTacaaacgaagaagaagatcGAATATTTTctgaaaccctaaccctagaatCGGATTGGGAACACGGCTGAAGACAAAACCGGGATCGATCGAGAGCCGAGAGGACGAATTGACCGAATCTGAAATCAATTTCAGGATCGGGACAAAAAACGGAGATGGAATCGAGGCGAAGAAATGATCGAGATCGACAAAAGAGGCGGCGATTGAAGAAAAGGGGCGACGTAGGGTTCGGCTTTTTTGTAAGTGGCTTGTCCGAGAAGGGAAATACCGAAAAGAGACAAGTATGTGATCGTAATTACGGAGAATACCCCTCGTGATGCGGGCAGGGAGTAGCGATAGGGATGAGGTATATGAAGGGTCGCGCGGtgatttggattttttcaaCCGCCGCTGGGAGAGCGACACGTGGCGTGTTGTTAGAGGAAAGTGGCAGGTGGACAACTAAGCTAGAGATTTGTCTCTTACTTTTTTGGGTTGCAAAATCGGGAGGATTTGATTGGTGCTTTGAATGCAATTTCCTAAAGTGACCCAAGAACTTTTGCTTTTCAATGAAATTAATACAATTATGGGAATGAATGTGATGTGATTTTGTCTTttagaaaaacaaaaggatgtttgaaattttaaatacaaGATTAGGTTTGAGATTTTAGTTGATTAATTGTGGATTTTATTTTACCATTCACACAAATGTTCAAAAGTGGTTTGTTCACGTTATTAGTTGGTTTAACGGCACACAGTTTTCACTTTGCTCAACTCATACGGATATTAGGATGATTGTAGTGAGATTGATaccaagttttttatttttgtggttttgTTGAAAATGAATACTACGAACCTTCCATTGACTAATAAGTAAGTAGGGGTAATCACCGTATAACTAATTAGTTTTATGATAAAACTTCAACTTTGTTCATGATATCTGAGCAGGTTGTCCTAATTATGGAGTCAAACAGTCGCGCCCCACATTAACCCGTTGTGCTCTACATGTGTTAAACATGAAATCCGTCTCATTTTTccggtttttttttgttcaacaaaaatcgaaccaaaaaaatttggttttttctatttttgccgAAAATGTAGGCTTCTATTTGCTGGTAGTTTTTGTTTGTAAATTTGCAGATGGAGCTTTACAGCAATAGTGGAAAGCATGATGCCTATATACTCTGTTGCAGATTGATCTTCAACGATCCCCACCTAAAAATTTAACCTACTAACACCATCGtttgtcaaaaataaaaaaaataaaaaattagattcATCGAAATACACTTTCATTAAATGGAATTGATAATGTAAATATATCGatgtattaaaaattaataagaaattGGATTCGATGTTCTCATTATATTCACTTTTCCATATTGTATCAACAGATGTAACATTTTACAGTTCAAATGTGTAAGTGTAACCAAACCCTTTCATATACAAGCTTGCCAAAGACTGTCAAGCACTGAAGAAAATAGTATCCAAGAGTGATCAGAAATAACAAGGTCGTTCTAACGTTGTCCATCCGAAGCTACAAGAATTGGTCATCTGAATTTACAGCAGCGAAGAAACCACCCCTCATTCGCATTTGAATGGCTTTGACTCTCGTTAGCATCTGTCATCCGATCGGTTACAAAAAAGAAGTTAAATGCAAGTCGTTATAGTAAGCAAGAAAAAATATGTCGAACGGACATGCTATTATAAACACAAAACTACACGAAAAGAGGTCTTGAAGTTAGGGAAGTCGAAGACTAACAGACATGAAAATCTCGCTTTTCAACACATAACTATCAATTTGTTTTACGATAGCACCAGATAGTAGTTTTTCCAGTCAATTAGTCACACGGACAGCCATCACATGAACAACACAATGAGGACAGTAAAAGCTAATGTGTACGGGGGAATGATGAGCAATTTAGCTTGAACAAGCTTATGTTGTCTGAAAAAtgtcaatttttatttaaaaaatcagCGTACTAGGCAAAATCAGAGGAGCAGTAATGAGAGGGCCACAACCATGAATCTAAACCCGCCCAACAAATAACTCCTCTCTTTTTGGCCGTACAAAAATAGAACTTCATTGAGATTTCGGAGCAGAACTTACTGTTTCAGGAATGTCATTGCCATACGCTCAAAGATCAACGCCCTCATCAAGGCCTTTCGAACTGATCATCACatttgagtcaatttgtttgtcgaacttcttcttcctcctcgctTCAAACTCTTGGAATCCTTCCATCTAGATTTTTATCACATGGTAAATGTTCAAATATATTGCTGGAAAAAAAAGGGATATAAGTAAAACACCAAATTGGAAAATGTGGCATACCTGCTGAAACTGATCCATGGAAATAGGGTTTCCATGAAGGGAAATATTCTGCAGCGCTTTACAGTCTTTCAACAGCTTAGTGGGTATCTGTCGAACAAGGAATACTCCAACTTGTCAATCTTCTATGTAGTTAAGATTAAGAAAGTCAAATGAAACTTGTGATGAGTAAAAACTGTACCTGTTTCACATTATTATTGTCCAAGCAAAGTGACTTTACGTGGATAAGGTTGCAAACTGATTCAGGAAGTTCTTCAATTGAATTATCTGAAAAGCAATCCAGAATCATGAAGCTGTGAGTGGTATAATAAATTTACAGCCATATAACCACATAGAGAAGGAAAACAGTCACATATAAAACATACATCGGTTAGGAGTATAACAGAAAAGTTTAAACATACCATTTGCTTGTAATTCTTCC is drawn from Malus domestica chromosome 14, GDT2T_hap1 and contains these coding sequences:
- the LOC103455401 gene encoding uncharacterized protein, producing the protein MVQKRSLDDEEIFVSFKHPRQVGHNKELVSFSESVFPGDVSEEPETLENGCAKDNNRSEEEISDDKFSGLPKGGEDVETSAPRSFTISSWTTSSNSGEDSLFEASFHGSFFPEYFNHERSIRTLTQFEDIYSVLLDHPPRKSASIGPEHQADVPLWGAQGAHNNFDLEDEKRLMGTCVIPMPDSDTELFTDTGCIVGKGRIDCSCEDGESVRCVRQHILEAREKLVKTIGPKRFEELGFNDMGEQVAQTWSEEEEQLFHRVVFSNPTSLGKNFWDKLSTVFPSRTKKEIVSYYFNVFMLRKRAEQNRYDPMNIDSDSDEWQGSNDYGENQPSVTEDEDSVVESPEGRRVPGYKRNWKDDLEVLDEDDTDETCDENVDVDMFGRGPEQILDRCYGLVDNCSSCPIAQLQDKISWDEKGDQEVQDDSCTSFDAAVAASQESQRKSENVNHWSGSFNRGDHEFVLEPCDAKIWDAGYMTCPKNKVDFLPTSNMIEEVFGKESWNHKARDGKNLG